Proteins from a genomic interval of Nasonia vitripennis strain AsymCx chromosome 3, Nvit_psr_1.1, whole genome shotgun sequence:
- the LOC100118472 gene encoding uncharacterized protein LOC100118472 gives LEQADVWCQPQGQARGPWIRGAPLPLPVWGHYETPALTVDTVEQYEELASSVELETQRLLRERRYDTVDNVLRFYRDFKKSGESNLEHFYRKYQPLIVNERHTCVGLGFELLRRLCGLNKRFPGLASGLYLVSCEETIGDIASYVGGPPAADSGEKEHVLVCLKIEINNRRGIMLLDPGYHVARVITVMADKQYPHTGWFTQSDEPEGKKEYNYTLCQNDPDYVEWHERKTRPSALERSQVALIYVARPYLTAIDVTERRNLVYNYRSLLARDFKGHLVAGIYFQATLDQPAFNIFHQTNRAKKRMRIPFSKFYDLNKLELDNEETEMIGECSRQMGMSQENLKGLLSALATVLYDTSFTKQLLTINAKINTLAKDN, from the exons CTCGAACAGGCAGATGTGTGGTGCCAGCCGCAGGGGCAGGCACGCGGGCCCTGGATCAGGGGTGCGCCGCTACCCCTGCCGGTCTGGGGCCACTACGAGACGCCAGCCCTGACCGTAGATACGGTCGAACAGTACGAGGAACTAGCAAGCAGCGTTGAACTTGAAACTCAGCGATTGCTCCGCGAGCGTCGTTACGACACGGTCGACAATGTCTTGAG GTTCTACAGGGACTTCAAGAAGAGCGGAGAGAGCAATTTGGAGCACTTCTACCGTAAATACCAACCCCTCATTGTCAACGAGCGTCACACATGCGTCGGTCTCGGCTTCGAGCTTCTGCGCCGACTCTGCGGCCTGAACAAGCGTTTCCCAGGCCTGGCCTCGGGCCTCTATCTGGTGTCCTGCGAGGAGACGATAGGCGACATCGCTAGCTATGTCGGTGGCCCCCCAGCTGCCGACTCCGGCGAGAAGGAACACGTCCTCGTCTGCCTCAAGATCGAGATCAACAATCGCCGTGGTATCATGCTACTCGATCCGGGCTACCACGTCGCCCGGGTAATCACCGTCATGGCGGACAAACAGTATCCCCATACCGGCTGGTTCACCCAGAGCGACGAGCCCGAGGGCAAGAAGGAATACAACTACACGCTGTGCCAGAACGATCCCGACTACGTCGAGTGGCACGAGAGGAAGACTCGTCCCAGTGCCTTAGAGCGTAGCCAAGTCGCTCTCATTTACGTGGCAAGGCCATACCTAACTGCCATCGACGTCACCGAGCGTCGTAACTTGGTCTATAACTACAGGAGTCTACTGGCCAGGGATTTCAAGGGACACCTAGTCGCTGGTATCTACTTCCAGGCCACGCTCGACCAGCCGGCCTTCAATATCTTTCATCAGACCAACCGGGCCAAGAAGCGCATGAGAATACCGTTCAGCAAGTTTTATGACCTCAATAAG CTCGAGCTCGACAATGAAGAAACGGAAATGATTGGGGAGTGCTCACGTCAGATGGGCATGTCGCAAGAGAACCTTAAGGGACTGCTCTCCGCACTGGCAACAGTTTTGTACGACACGTCGTTCACTAAGCAACTACTTACCATCAACGCTAAGATCAACACCCTGGCGAAAGATAATTAA